One window of the Benincasa hispida cultivar B227 chromosome 3, ASM972705v1, whole genome shotgun sequence genome contains the following:
- the LOC120074530 gene encoding uncharacterized protein LOC120074530 codes for MSGAQGAQPKESFTATTYESVPGGENRTKTDLRSREDAGMIQIDKLQDKVQDAAGKGGPVFGAGKDDKKQDLGVTGTG; via the coding sequence ATGTCAGGAGCTCAGGGCGCGCAGCCGAAGGAGTCGTTCACGGCCACCACTTACGAGTCCGTCCCCGGCGGAGAGAATCGAACCAAGACCGATCTCCGTTCCCGGGAGGACGCCGGAATGATCCAGATCGATAAGCTTCAGGACAAAGTGCAAGACGCCGCCGGGAAAGGCGGTCCGGTGTTTGGCGCCGGGAAAGATGACAAAAAACAAGACCTTGGAGTTACGGGCACTGGATAG
- the LOC120073597 gene encoding CASP-like protein 4B1, producing the protein MSNPRDNNAPETITSAPLAPDVETRSTVPPVGTEAAAIVKRMKREDILKKLSLSLRWSSFVFSLIAFVVMVSNRHGEEINFEDYEEYSYVLAIAIISSVYTAYQGIREVIQFVTRKYTSPHLAFAIIDFVADQVLAYLLISAASAAVPLTNRARKVYEGYSNVMTFLDMAAASISMTFLAFFTLALSLLISGYKLSAHFFR; encoded by the exons ATGTCAAACCCTCGAGACAATAATGCCCCCGAAACGATCACGTCGGCTCCTCTCGCTCCCGATGTTGAAACGAGGTCGACAGTACCGCCCGTTGGAACTGAAGCGGCTGCAATAGTAAAGAGAATGAAGAGAGAAGACATATTGAAGAAATTGTCTCTAAGCTTGAGATGGTCGAGCTTTGTATTCTCGTTGATTGCTTTTGTTGTCATGGTCTCCAATCGACATGGAGAGGAGATTAATTTTGAAGATTATGAAGAATACAG TTATGTGTTGGCAATTGCAATAATCTCAAGTGTATATACGGCCTACCAAGGAATTCGAGAAGTTATCCAATTTGTTACTCGAAAATATACATCTCCTCACCTAGCTTTTGCCATCATTGACTTTGTTGCAGATCAG GTTTTGGCATATTTATTGATATCAGCAGCATCAGCAGCAGTTCCATTGACAAACAGAGCAAGAAAAGTTTACGAAGGATACTCAAATGTAATGACGTTTTTAGATATGGCAGCTGCTTCCATTAGCATGACTTTCTTGGCGTTCTTTACATTAGCACTCTCTCTTCTCATTTCTGGATACAAACTCTCTGCTCATTTTTTCCgttaa